The following are encoded in a window of Bradyrhizobium sp. WBOS07 genomic DNA:
- a CDS encoding serine hydrolase has translation MQSKAEIDEILRQKSDAKEIPGVVAIAASGNDVLYQGAFGKRDLSKPDPMTADSVFWIASMTKAVTSAGAMQLVEQGKLSLDAPIGELLPDLAAPQVLEGFDAKGEAKLRPAKRPITLRQLMTHTAGFCYNMWNGDLAVYLDKHGIPAITTCQNAALKTPVMTDPGTRWEYGTNIDFVGKAVEAVSGKRLDAYLRDNLFNPLGMSDTAFKITESMRKRLVGMHARGEDGQLASIPFELEQEPEFHMGGGGLYSTAADYIKFTQMILNKGRGNGNQVLKAETVATMGQNHIGDLAMGKMTTAAPMYTNDVDLYPEQVKKWGLSFMINTAKTAEGRSAGSLAWAGLANTYYWIDPARDVTGVILMQLLPFADAKCLEAFAGFERGVYAGLDAAGSGQKAA, from the coding sequence ATGCAAAGCAAAGCTGAGATCGATGAGATCCTGCGTCAGAAAAGCGACGCCAAGGAGATTCCCGGCGTCGTCGCCATCGCCGCCAGCGGTAACGACGTGCTGTATCAGGGCGCGTTCGGCAAGCGCGATCTGTCGAAGCCCGATCCGATGACCGCCGACAGCGTGTTCTGGATCGCCTCGATGACGAAGGCGGTGACATCGGCGGGTGCGATGCAGCTGGTCGAGCAGGGCAAGCTGTCCCTGGATGCGCCGATCGGCGAGCTGCTGCCCGATCTCGCGGCACCGCAAGTGCTCGAAGGCTTCGACGCCAAGGGCGAGGCGAAGCTGCGGCCGGCCAAGCGGCCGATCACGCTGCGCCAGCTCATGACCCACACCGCCGGCTTCTGCTACAATATGTGGAACGGCGATCTCGCGGTCTATCTCGACAAGCACGGCATTCCCGCCATCACCACCTGCCAGAATGCGGCGCTGAAGACCCCTGTCATGACCGACCCTGGCACGCGCTGGGAGTACGGCACCAACATCGATTTCGTCGGCAAGGCGGTGGAAGCCGTCAGCGGCAAGCGGCTGGACGCCTATTTGCGCGACAATCTGTTCAACCCGCTCGGCATGAGCGACACGGCGTTCAAGATCACCGAGAGCATGCGCAAACGCCTCGTCGGCATGCATGCGCGCGGCGAGGACGGCCAGCTCGCATCGATTCCGTTCGAGCTCGAGCAGGAGCCTGAATTCCACATGGGTGGCGGCGGCCTCTACTCGACCGCGGCGGACTACATCAAGTTCACCCAGATGATCCTCAACAAGGGACGCGGCAACGGGAACCAGGTGCTGAAGGCCGAAACCGTCGCGACGATGGGGCAGAACCACATCGGCGACCTCGCCATGGGCAAGATGACCACGGCGGCGCCGATGTACACCAACGACGTCGATCTTTATCCGGAGCAGGTGAAGAAGTGGGGCCTCAGCTTCATGATCAACACCGCCAAGACGGCGGAAGGCCGCAGCGCCGGCAGCCTCGCCTGGGCGGGCCTTGCCAACACCTATTACTGGATCGATCCTGCCCGCGACGTCACGGGCGTGATCCTGATGCAGCTGCTCCCGTTCGCCGATGCGAAATGCCTGGAGGCGTTCGCGGGATTCGAGCGTGGGGTCTATGCCGGGCTCGATGCTGCCGGAAGCGGGCAGAAGGCGGCGTGA
- a CDS encoding AMP-binding protein, with translation MADKADSYVCGVSDTPLLGDTIGRSLDRAVRRWGNREALVSPSHGVRWTWREFAERVDALAAGFLALRLERGERIGIWSLNRPEWTLTQFAAAKAGLILVTINPAYRLSELEFALKKVGCAAIVTATAFKTSNYMEMLNTLLPELAGATPGHLRAARLPALRMVIQIGGPAASGTIPFDEIAGMGQATHRERLAQLGATLQFDDPVNIQFTSGTTGSPKGVTLTHHNILNNGYFTGRAMRLTEQDRICIPVPLYHCFGMVMGNLASVTLGATMVYPGEGFDPLATLRAVEQEKCTALYGVPTMFIAELDHPEFKTFDLKSLRTGIMAGAPCPIEVMKRVNTEMNMREVTIAYGMTETSPVSFQSAVDDPLERRVSTVGRIHPHVEVKIVDLEGKIVERGERGELCTRGYSVMLGYWEEKEKTADVLDANGWMHTGDLAVIDDEGYCNIVGRIKDLVIRGGENLYPREIEEFLYRHPKIQDVQIFGVADTRYGEELCAWIRVRPGETLTAEEVRAFCDGQIAHNKIPRYVEFVDEFPMTVTGKIQKFVMRDAVEQRLGLKAAKTA, from the coding sequence CTGGCCGATAAAGCGGATAGTTACGTTTGCGGCGTCTCGGACACGCCGCTGCTCGGCGACACCATCGGTCGCAGCCTCGACCGTGCGGTCCGGCGCTGGGGCAATCGCGAGGCGCTGGTCTCGCCCAGCCACGGCGTCAGATGGACCTGGAGAGAATTCGCCGAGCGGGTCGACGCGCTCGCCGCGGGCTTTCTCGCGCTGAGGCTCGAACGCGGCGAGCGGATCGGCATCTGGTCGCTGAACCGGCCGGAATGGACGCTGACCCAGTTCGCCGCCGCCAAGGCCGGCCTGATCCTGGTGACGATCAATCCGGCCTACCGCCTCAGCGAGCTGGAATTCGCGCTGAAGAAGGTCGGCTGCGCGGCGATCGTCACCGCCACCGCGTTCAAGACCAGCAATTACATGGAGATGCTCAACACGCTGCTGCCGGAGCTGGCGGGTGCCACGCCCGGACACTTGCGAGCAGCGCGATTGCCGGCGTTGCGGATGGTGATCCAGATCGGCGGCCCGGCGGCGTCAGGCACGATCCCGTTCGACGAGATCGCGGGGATGGGCCAGGCCACGCATCGCGAACGGCTTGCCCAGCTCGGCGCTACGCTTCAGTTCGACGACCCCGTCAACATCCAGTTCACCAGCGGCACCACGGGATCGCCGAAGGGCGTCACGCTGACCCACCACAACATCCTCAACAACGGCTACTTCACCGGACGCGCCATGCGCCTGACCGAACAGGACCGCATCTGCATTCCGGTGCCACTCTATCATTGCTTCGGCATGGTGATGGGCAACCTCGCCTCGGTCACGCTCGGCGCCACCATGGTCTACCCGGGCGAGGGCTTCGATCCGCTCGCGACGCTGCGCGCGGTCGAACAGGAGAAATGCACCGCCCTGTATGGCGTGCCGACCATGTTCATCGCCGAGCTCGACCACCCCGAGTTCAAGACGTTCGATTTGAAGTCGCTGCGCACCGGCATCATGGCCGGCGCGCCCTGCCCGATCGAGGTGATGAAGCGCGTCAACACCGAGATGAACATGCGCGAGGTCACCATTGCCTATGGCATGACCGAGACCAGCCCGGTCAGCTTCCAGAGCGCCGTGGACGACCCGCTGGAGCGCCGCGTCTCCACCGTCGGCCGCATTCATCCGCATGTGGAGGTCAAGATCGTCGATCTTGAAGGAAAGATCGTCGAGCGCGGCGAACGCGGCGAGCTCTGCACCCGCGGCTACAGCGTCATGCTGGGCTATTGGGAGGAGAAGGAAAAGACGGCCGACGTGCTCGATGCTAATGGCTGGATGCACACCGGTGATCTCGCGGTCATCGACGACGAGGGCTATTGCAACATCGTCGGCCGCATCAAGGATCTGGTGATTCGCGGCGGCGAGAACCTCTATCCGCGCGAGATCGAGGAGTTTCTGTACCGCCACCCCAAGATCCAGGACGTGCAGATCTTTGGCGTTGCGGACACCCGTTACGGCGAGGAGCTCTGCGCCTGGATCCGCGTCAGGCCCGGCGAGACGCTGACCGCCGAAGAGGTGCGCGCCTTCTGCGACGGCCAGATCGCCCACAACAAGATCCCGCGCTACGTCGAGTTCGTCGACGAATTTCCGATGACGGTGACGGGCAAGATCCAGAAATTCGTGATGCGCGATGCCGTGGAGCAACGGCTGGGGCTGAAGGCGGCGAAGACGGCGTGA
- a CDS encoding adenosine kinase gives MADVKYDVLGIGNALFDVLVRTDEAFLVKHGMAKGSMSLIDEARAAAIYKDMGPATEVSGGSAANTIVGIGSLGARAAYVGKVKDDQIGKLYVHDIRAAGVAFNTPAAKDGPATGCSYILVTDDGERTMNTYLGAAQDLSPADIDPAEIAGAGIVYLEGYLWDPKNAKDAFVKAAKIAHDAKRKVALTLSDSFCVDRYRDEFLSLMRGGTVDIVFANESELHSLYMTSDFDTALKQLRNDVNLGVVTRSEKGCMVVSSEDAVAAPAFPVDKVVDTTGAGDLFAAGFLYGLARNLAYKQCGELGALAAAEVIQHIGARPLVSLKELAQQRGLTA, from the coding sequence ATGGCTGACGTGAAATATGACGTTCTCGGCATCGGCAACGCGCTGTTCGACGTGCTGGTCAGGACCGACGAGGCTTTTCTGGTCAAGCACGGCATGGCCAAAGGCAGCATGTCCCTGATCGATGAGGCGCGGGCGGCGGCGATCTACAAGGACATGGGGCCGGCCACGGAAGTCTCGGGCGGCTCGGCGGCCAACACCATCGTCGGCATCGGCAGCCTGGGGGCGCGCGCCGCCTATGTCGGCAAGGTCAAGGACGACCAGATCGGCAAGCTCTATGTCCACGACATCCGCGCCGCCGGCGTCGCCTTCAATACGCCCGCCGCCAAGGACGGTCCCGCCACCGGCTGCTCCTACATCCTCGTCACGGATGACGGCGAGCGCACCATGAACACCTATCTCGGCGCGGCGCAGGACCTGTCGCCCGCCGATATCGACCCGGCCGAGATCGCCGGCGCCGGGATCGTCTATCTCGAGGGCTATCTCTGGGACCCCAAGAACGCCAAGGACGCCTTCGTCAAGGCGGCCAAGATCGCCCATGATGCCAAGCGCAAGGTGGCGTTGACGCTGTCGGATTCGTTCTGCGTCGACCGCTATCGCGACGAGTTTCTCTCGTTGATGCGGGGCGGCACCGTCGACATCGTCTTTGCCAACGAGTCCGAGCTGCATTCGCTCTACATGACTTCCGACTTCGACACCGCGCTGAAGCAGCTGCGCAACGATGTCAATCTCGGCGTGGTCACCCGCAGCGAGAAGGGCTGCATGGTGGTCTCGTCTGAAGATGCCGTCGCTGCGCCGGCCTTCCCGGTCGACAAGGTGGTCGATACCACCGGCGCCGGCGATCTGTTCGCCGCGGGCTTCCTGTATGGCCTGGCGCGCAATCTGGCCTACAAGCAGTGCGGCGAGCTCGGCGCGCTCGCCGCCGCCGAAGTGATCCAGCACATCGGCGCCCGTCCGCTGGTGTCGCTGAAGGAGCTGGCGCAGCAGCGCGGGCTCACGGCATAG
- the murJ gene encoding murein biosynthesis integral membrane protein MurJ — MIRSFLTVSTGTMASRLLGFARDSMIAALLGTGAVADAFLAAFQLVNVVRRLLSEGALNAALIPAWLRVRERDGEKAAAAFAGRMLGTVSAALVAISIVIALVMPLIITMIAPGFLGSATLDLAVANARLMLPYLAFAGPVTVLMGLLNAQGRFALTAFSPLLFNIALIAAIAMLFIGHADAGVAAWLLAATVGIAGLLQLAMLLSQRSARLATPLRISFDKEMRDFFAKAVPGMIASSGPQWLMVAGAIIASATPSAVSWLYFANRLIELPLGIVGVAMGTVLVPELTRAVASSDRDAVVHAESRALELAAGLALPATLGLIVLAEPIVRLLFEHGAFSTEDSMATARALIWLALGLPAHVLIKALSPAFYARSDTMTPLLATAKGFAVAVVLAVLLGHFFGASGIAASIAAGAWSSALSLLRKGAAEFGFSVDAAARSRLPRIVLAAAAMGALLWLTTGLVHSEAHGLVRFVVLGLQIGAGIAVYGLLLQILGAASWREAFNALKRPA, encoded by the coding sequence ATGATCCGCTCCTTCCTGACCGTCTCGACGGGAACAATGGCCTCGCGGCTGCTGGGTTTTGCGCGCGATTCCATGATTGCCGCCCTGTTGGGCACCGGCGCCGTGGCGGACGCGTTCCTGGCAGCCTTCCAGCTCGTCAACGTGGTGCGCCGGCTGCTCAGCGAGGGGGCGCTGAACGCGGCGCTGATCCCGGCCTGGCTGCGGGTGCGCGAGCGCGATGGCGAGAAGGCCGCCGCCGCATTCGCAGGACGCATGCTTGGCACGGTCAGCGCGGCCCTGGTCGCGATCTCGATCGTGATCGCGCTGGTGATGCCGCTCATCATCACGATGATCGCGCCCGGCTTTCTCGGCAGCGCGACGCTCGATCTGGCCGTCGCCAACGCGCGGCTGATGCTGCCCTATCTCGCTTTTGCCGGACCCGTCACAGTGCTGATGGGCCTGCTGAACGCGCAGGGACGATTTGCCCTCACGGCGTTCTCGCCGCTGCTGTTCAACATCGCGCTGATCGCGGCGATTGCGATGCTGTTCATCGGGCATGCCGACGCGGGTGTCGCCGCCTGGCTGCTGGCGGCCACCGTCGGCATCGCCGGGCTGCTGCAACTCGCGATGCTGCTCTCGCAGCGAAGCGCGCGCCTCGCAACGCCGCTGCGCATCAGCTTCGACAAGGAGATGCGCGATTTCTTTGCCAAGGCCGTTCCCGGCATGATCGCAAGCTCCGGCCCGCAATGGCTGATGGTGGCCGGCGCCATCATCGCATCCGCGACCCCGTCCGCGGTATCCTGGCTCTATTTCGCCAACCGGCTGATCGAACTGCCGCTCGGCATCGTCGGCGTCGCCATGGGCACCGTGCTGGTGCCGGAGCTGACGCGCGCCGTCGCCAGCTCCGACAGGGACGCAGTGGTGCATGCCGAATCGCGCGCGCTCGAGCTGGCGGCCGGGCTGGCGCTGCCGGCGACGCTCGGCCTGATCGTATTGGCCGAGCCGATCGTACGGCTGCTGTTCGAGCACGGCGCTTTCAGCACCGAGGACAGCATGGCGACCGCGCGTGCGCTGATATGGCTGGCGCTGGGCCTGCCGGCTCACGTGCTGATCAAGGCCCTGTCGCCGGCCTTCTATGCCCGCAGCGACACGATGACGCCGCTGCTCGCCACCGCCAAGGGTTTTGCGGTCGCCGTCGTGCTGGCCGTGCTGCTCGGCCATTTCTTCGGCGCAAGCGGGATCGCGGCGAGCATCGCGGCCGGGGCCTGGAGCAGCGCGCTCTCCCTGCTGCGGAAAGGTGCGGCCGAGTTCGGCTTCTCGGTGGATGCGGCCGCCCGCAGCCGGCTGCCGCGGATCGTGCTCGCGGCGGCTGCGATGGGCGCCCTGCTCTGGCTGACCACGGGTCTTGTGCACTCGGAGGCGCACGGCCTCGTCCGCTTCGTCGTGCTGGGCCTGCAGATCGGGGCCGGCATCGCCGTCTACGGCCTGTTGCTGCAGATCCTGGGGGCGGCCTCGTGGCGCGAGGCGTTCAACGCCTTGAAGCGTCCCGCCTGA
- the trpS gene encoding tryptophan--tRNA ligase, with product MPFVERVFSGVQPTGNLHLGNYLGAIVNFVKMQETHNCIYCVVDMHAITQGVDVWGGPAELTRNTREVTAAFIAAGIDPKKHIVFNQSQVSGHAELAWIFNCVARMGWLGRMTQFKEKAGKDRENASVGLFDYPVLMAADILLYRATHVPVGEDQKQHLELSRDIAQKFNNDFGDSIRAQGTNDGLFFPLPEPLITGPATRVMSLRDGTKKMSKSDASDNSRINLTDDADTIAQKIRKAKTDPEPLPTEEKGLEARPEADNLVGIFAALSGRSKAEVLRDFGGGQFSSFKNALAELCVTKLAPIAGEMKRLVADPGHIDAILIDGSDRARAIADETMKLSKDIVGFIRRR from the coding sequence ATGCCATTCGTTGAACGGGTCTTTTCGGGCGTCCAGCCGACGGGCAATCTGCACCTCGGCAATTACCTCGGCGCGATCGTCAACTTCGTGAAGATGCAGGAAACCCACAACTGCATCTATTGCGTCGTCGATATGCACGCGATCACGCAAGGCGTCGACGTCTGGGGCGGACCGGCCGAGCTCACGCGCAACACCCGCGAGGTCACCGCGGCGTTCATCGCAGCCGGCATCGATCCCAAGAAGCACATCGTGTTCAACCAGAGCCAGGTCTCGGGCCATGCCGAGCTTGCCTGGATCTTCAATTGCGTCGCGCGCATGGGCTGGCTCGGCCGCATGACCCAGTTCAAGGAGAAGGCCGGCAAGGACCGCGAGAACGCATCGGTCGGGCTGTTCGACTATCCGGTGCTGATGGCGGCCGACATCCTTTTGTACCGGGCCACACACGTGCCGGTCGGCGAGGACCAGAAGCAGCATCTCGAGCTCTCGCGCGACATCGCGCAGAAGTTCAACAACGACTTCGGCGATTCCATCCGCGCCCAAGGCACCAATGACGGCCTGTTCTTCCCGCTACCGGAACCCCTGATCACAGGCCCGGCAACGCGCGTGATGAGCTTGCGCGACGGCACCAAGAAGATGTCGAAGTCCGATGCGTCGGACAATTCGCGCATCAATCTGACCGACGACGCCGATACCATCGCGCAGAAGATCCGCAAGGCGAAGACCGATCCGGAGCCGCTGCCGACGGAAGAAAAGGGCCTGGAAGCCCGGCCCGAGGCCGACAATCTCGTCGGCATCTTCGCGGCGCTCTCCGGCCGCTCCAAGGCCGAGGTACTCAGGGATTTCGGCGGCGGCCAGTTCTCCAGCTTCAAAAACGCGCTGGCGGAGCTGTGCGTCACCAAGCTCGCGCCGATCGCCGGCGAAATGAAGCGCCTCGTCGCCGACCCCGGCCATATCGACGCGATCCTCATCGACGGCTCCGACCGGGCCCGCGCCATCGCCGACGAGACGATGAAGCTCTCCAAGGACATCGTCGGCTTCATCCGCCGGCGCTGA
- a CDS encoding universal stress protein, with protein sequence MTSKRLCFEPGHKPKCLVVVDDTAEWDRAVYYASRWAIRAGGGVVMLRIVEPEQQSQEWLGVADIMRAEAQEAAEAALDRAAGRANGIAAITPERVIREGVPMEQLLAVIDEDPDIAMLVLAANPGAEGPGPLVALLAHAVGTFPIPVTIISGALSDESVDSLS encoded by the coding sequence ATGACCAGCAAGCGACTTTGCTTCGAGCCGGGTCACAAGCCCAAATGCCTCGTCGTCGTCGACGACACCGCCGAATGGGATCGCGCGGTCTACTATGCCAGCCGCTGGGCGATTCGCGCCGGCGGCGGCGTGGTAATGCTGCGCATCGTCGAGCCGGAGCAGCAGAGCCAGGAATGGCTGGGGGTCGCCGACATCATGCGCGCCGAAGCCCAGGAAGCCGCCGAAGCCGCGCTCGACCGCGCCGCGGGCCGGGCCAACGGCATCGCCGCGATCACCCCGGAGCGGGTGATCCGCGAGGGCGTGCCGATGGAACAATTGCTCGCCGTGATCGACGAGGACCCCGACATCGCCATGCTGGTGCTCGCCGCCAATCCCGGCGCGGAAGGTCCGGGGCCGCTGGTCGCGCTGCTCGCGCATGCCGTGGGGACATTCCCAATCCCTGTGACCATCATTTCAGGCGCATTGAGCGACGAAAGCGTGGATTCGCTGTCGTAG
- a CDS encoding NifU family protein — protein MFIQTEATPNPATLKFIPGRVVVDGSPVEFSSREAATRSPLAEKLFEVPGVTGVFYGSDFITVTKANGEWQQLKPAILGAIMEHYMSGAPLLADGSAQGDTDLDDEDEFFDEADAETVDMIKDLIETRVRPAVANDGGDITFRGFKDGIVYLNMKGACSGCPSSTATLQHGIQNLLKHFVPDVVEVRPM, from the coding sequence ATGTTCATTCAAACCGAAGCCACCCCCAATCCCGCCACGCTGAAATTCATTCCCGGCCGCGTCGTCGTCGACGGCAGCCCGGTGGAGTTTTCGAGCCGCGAGGCCGCGACGCGCTCGCCGCTGGCCGAAAAGCTATTCGAGGTGCCTGGCGTCACCGGCGTGTTCTACGGATCGGATTTCATCACCGTGACCAAGGCGAACGGTGAATGGCAGCAGCTCAAGCCCGCGATCCTCGGCGCCATCATGGAGCATTACATGTCCGGCGCGCCGCTGCTCGCGGACGGCTCGGCGCAAGGCGATACCGATCTCGACGACGAGGACGAGTTCTTCGACGAGGCCGATGCCGAAACGGTCGACATGATCAAGGACCTGATCGAGACCCGTGTGCGGCCGGCGGTCGCCAATGACGGCGGCGACATCACCTTCCGCGGCTTCAAGGACGGCATCGTCTATCTCAACATGAAGGGCGCCTGCTCCGGCTGCCCGTCATCGACCGCGACGCTGCAGCACGGCATCCAGAACCTGCTCAAGCACTTCGTGCCCGACGTGGTCGAAGTCCGGCCGATGTAG
- the tsaB gene encoding tRNA (adenosine(37)-N6)-threonylcarbamoyltransferase complex dimerization subunit type 1 TsaB produces the protein MLILAIDTALDACSVAVLDTEAAELLAQEQLLMKRGHAEALMPMIARVMQSADVTFTALDRIAVTVGPGSFTGLRVGISAARGLALAAARPAIGLTTLSAYAAAVVGQSKSAPVISAIDARHDHVYFQIVAGDGSQLVRPRVAAIDEALAASQFGAPHLVGNAANILAERWPKHGEQPVAVDTQAAPDIGWVAWLGAAADPATNPARPFYLKAPDAKPAAAPPFAAHAATP, from the coding sequence ATGCTGATACTCGCCATCGATACTGCCCTCGACGCCTGCTCCGTCGCGGTGCTCGACACCGAAGCGGCCGAGCTCCTTGCGCAGGAGCAGCTTCTGATGAAGCGCGGCCACGCCGAGGCCTTGATGCCGATGATCGCGCGCGTCATGCAATCGGCCGATGTCACCTTCACCGCGCTCGACCGCATCGCGGTCACCGTCGGCCCCGGAAGCTTCACCGGCCTGCGCGTCGGCATTTCGGCGGCGCGCGGCCTTGCGCTCGCGGCCGCACGGCCGGCGATCGGCCTCACCACCTTGTCGGCGTACGCCGCCGCCGTCGTCGGCCAGAGCAAATCCGCGCCGGTGATCTCCGCAATCGACGCGCGGCACGACCACGTCTATTTCCAGATCGTCGCCGGCGACGGCAGCCAGCTGGTGCGGCCGCGCGTCGCTGCCATCGACGAGGCGCTCGCGGCCTCGCAGTTCGGCGCGCCGCATCTGGTCGGCAATGCCGCAAACATCCTCGCCGAGCGCTGGCCGAAACATGGCGAGCAGCCGGTCGCGGTCGACACGCAGGCAGCGCCGGATATCGGCTGGGTCGCATGGCTCGGCGCGGCGGCCGATCCCGCGACAAATCCGGCGCGGCCATTCTACCTGAAGGCACCCGACGCAAAGCCCGCCGCAGCTCCGCCGTTCGCAGCACACGCTGCAACCCCATGA
- the rimI gene encoding ribosomal protein S18-alanine N-acetyltransferase — protein MMRWLSQWWRGGTAAVEPASMRDAARLAQLHGASFAHGWGEGEFEAMLNERNTLVHRLRLGRRTIGFAVSRIGADEAEILSIAVDEAYRGRGLSRTLLMTHLGHLAGRGVRTIFLEVEENNQPARRLYAGCGFVVVGRRERYYKQPNGEQLNALLMRRDLS, from the coding sequence ATGATGAGATGGCTGTCGCAATGGTGGCGCGGCGGCACCGCCGCCGTCGAGCCCGCATCCATGCGCGACGCCGCGCGGCTGGCGCAGCTGCACGGCGCCTCCTTCGCGCACGGCTGGGGCGAAGGCGAATTCGAGGCCATGCTCAATGAGCGCAACACGCTGGTGCATCGCCTGCGCCTTGGACGCCGGACCATCGGCTTCGCGGTATCCCGGATCGGGGCGGATGAAGCGGAAATCCTCTCGATCGCGGTGGACGAGGCCTATCGCGGCCGCGGCCTCTCCCGCACGCTGCTGATGACCCATCTCGGCCACCTCGCCGGGCGCGGTGTCCGCACAATATTTCTCGAGGTCGAGGAAAACAACCAGCCGGCGCGGCGGCTCTACGCCGGGTGCGGATTCGTGGTGGTCGGGCGCCGCGAACGCTACTATAAGCAGCCGAACGGGGAACAATTGAACGCCCTTCTGATGCGGCGTGACTTGTCGTAA
- a CDS encoding Fur family transcriptional regulator yields the protein MTALKPSSASKASGIEARCAATGMRMTEQRRVIARVLAEAIDHPDVEELYRRCVAVDDKISISTVYRTVKLFEDAGIIERHDFREGRARYETMRDSHHDHLINLRDGKVIEFTSEEIEKLQAEIARKLGYKLVDHRLELYCVPLDDDKPTS from the coding sequence ATGACCGCACTGAAACCTTCTTCCGCATCCAAGGCGTCCGGCATCGAGGCGCGCTGTGCCGCCACCGGCATGCGCATGACCGAGCAGCGCCGCGTCATCGCCCGCGTGCTCGCGGAAGCGATCGACCACCCCGACGTCGAGGAATTGTACCGGCGCTGCGTCGCCGTCGACGACAAGATCTCGATCTCGACCGTGTATCGCACCGTCAAGCTGTTCGAGGATGCCGGCATCATCGAGCGCCATGACTTCCGCGAGGGCCGCGCGCGCTACGAGACCATGCGCGACAGCCATCACGACCACCTCATCAATCTGCGCGACGGCAAGGTGATCGAGTTCACCTCCGAGGAGATCGAGAAGCTCCAGGCGGAGATCGCCCGCAAGCTCGGCTACAAGCTGGTCGACCACCGGCTCGAGCTCTATTGCGTCCCGCTCGACGACGACAAGCCGACGTCTTGA
- a CDS encoding HAD family hydrolase produces the protein MSIDLIIFDCDGVLVDSEVISCRAHADVLTRHGYPITSEQVFERFLGRSTKQANLEIETELGCKLPEAYHGDLQDELFRAFEADLEAIRGIHDVLNVVTQRVCVASSGSHQRMRVSLGSTGLYERLAPNIFSASQVKNGKPAPDLFLFAAREMGVPPQRCVVIEDSLAGIAGARAAGMTVFGFYGGSHCRDGYAETLREAGADLLFADMHQLPELVRRVEADALAG, from the coding sequence GTGTCCATCGATCTCATCATCTTCGATTGCGACGGCGTGCTGGTGGACAGCGAGGTGATCTCCTGCCGCGCCCATGCCGACGTGCTGACGCGGCACGGCTATCCGATCACCTCGGAGCAGGTGTTCGAACGCTTCCTCGGCCGTTCGACCAAACAGGCCAATCTTGAGATCGAGACCGAGCTCGGCTGCAAGCTGCCCGAGGCCTATCACGGCGATCTCCAGGACGAGCTGTTCCGCGCGTTCGAGGCCGACCTCGAGGCGATCCGAGGCATCCATGACGTGCTCAATGTCGTCACGCAACGCGTCTGTGTCGCATCGAGCGGCTCGCACCAACGCATGCGCGTGAGCCTCGGGAGCACCGGCCTCTACGAGCGCCTCGCGCCGAACATTTTCTCCGCCTCGCAGGTGAAGAACGGCAAGCCGGCGCCGGACCTGTTCCTGTTTGCGGCCAGGGAAATGGGCGTGCCGCCCCAGCGCTGCGTCGTGATTGAGGACAGCCTGGCCGGGATAGCCGGTGCCCGGGCGGCCGGCATGACGGTGTTCGGCTTTTACGGGGGCAGCCATTGCCGCGACGGCTATGCCGAAACGCTGCGCGAGGCCGGCGCCGACCTGCTCTTCGCCGACATGCATCAGCTGCCGGAGCTGGTCCGGCGGGTCGAGGCCGACGCTTTGGCGGGCTGA